The Candidatus Nanosynbacter featherlites region CTACGACTCTAAAAAGTAGTATAATAAAGATATGAAAGCAACTTTTAAGCCAAAAAAAATTTTATGGATCGACCTGGAGATGACTGGACTAGATCCAGTGCGTGATGAGATTTTGGAAGTGGCGGCGATTGCTACGGATTGGGATTTTACGGAAATTGCGACCTATGAGGGTGTGGTGCGACATGAACCCGAGAAGCTGGGTAAGCTACTGGACCGAAATGCTAGCTTTTGGGACCAGCATCCAGCAGCGCGGCGCGGTTTGGAGGAACAAAATGCTTCGGGTAAGCCGTTAGCCGAGGTGGAGCGTGAATTATTGGCATTTTGCGATGAACATTTTACAGATGAGCCACGAATTTTGCTTGGTGGTAATTCAATTCATCAAGACCGGCGATTTATCGACCAATGGTGGCCTATGTTGTCAAAAAGACTACATTATCGGATGCTGGATGTCAGTGCTTGGAAAGTGGTGTTTGAGGGTAAATATGGTAAGAAATTTGCCAAGCCAGAGGATCATCGGGCGCTGGAGGATATTCGTGGCAGTATCATGGAACTTAAGTATTATTTAAAGAAAGTGAAACCATGACCCATAAACAATTTGAAGAATTTATCTTGAGTTTGCCCGGTGTGTGGTTAGACTATCCGTTTGGCGAGGATATCGCGGTGTATAAATTTGGCAGGGGCAATGATAGCGCAGGGAAAATGGTGGCATTGGTGGCGGAAGGCTCAAAGCCGCTCAGGGTGAGTTTGAAATGTGACCCATTGCTGGCGCAGAATTTGCGGGAAAAATACGAAACGGTATTGCCAGGCTATCATTTAAACAAAAAGCACTGGAATACTATCATCTGCTCAGGGCAGTTGAGTGATGAAGAAGTTTTTGATTTGGCGCGGCTGAGCTGGCAGTTGGTTAGCGGTATTACACCGGAGAGCTCTCGAGACGCTTCTTGATGGAAGTAATATCTGACTGTGTTTTCTCTAAAAATTCTTTGACGTCAGATTTTTTGGCTTTTTTCGATAGACTGGATAATTCTGAACTAAGCAGTTCAAGCTGATAAGCCATCTCTCGGGTATAGACAGCATCAAGCTGGTCATTCAAAAAGGCATCATCTAGCTTCTCACTCAGTTTTACCTCAAAGTCTGGCACCTTGAGGGCCTTGTTGATATCTAGCTTTTCCGACTGAGCAATTGGCGTTGCTTTATTGACGGCGGTGGTGAGTATGGCATCAAGGGAGCTGTTAATATCAGTAACGGTGCTGTTTTTTAGACGCTTTTTCTGTAATTCAGTGACTGTTTGTAGGCGGGCAACTCTCATGATGGCGTTGGAAATGGTTGGGCCAGAGCCTGATTGACTGGCCGCCCAAATGAAGCCAAGACTGAGCACACCGACTAGCGCAATGATGATAATGATGATCTTAGTCTTCTTATCAAATCCGGCTGGTTCTGGTGGAGCCGCGATTTGATTAAGATAATCAATACCAGATGGTGTTGGTGGTTGAGAATATGGATCATTTGGATACATAGTACTATTTAAGCATAAACATAAACAGAGGTAAAGGGTGATATAATAAAGATATGCAAGATGCCAAAGAAGAAGTGCGGGCGCGACTGAATATTGAGGACGTGATTGGTGAATATGTTCAGCTGAAACGGGCGGGTCGTAATCTCAAGGGACTCAGCCCGTTTACTGATGAGCGAACGCCGAGTTTTATGGTGAGTCCGGAAAAACAGATTTGGCATGATTTTTCTTCGGGCAAGGGTGGTGATGTGTTTTCATTTGTGATGCTGGTGGAAGGAATGGATTTTCGTCAGTCGTTGGAGCATTTGGCGCGCAAGGCGGGCGTGGATCTGAGCTTATTTTCCCGCGGTGATGGACGAACGGCCAAACGGCGAGCCCGGGCAGCTGAAGCATTAGAGCTTGCTGCAAAATTCTTTCAACAATCACTGCTGCGGACACCCAGAGCCTTGGAATATGTGGTAAAAAAACGCGGTTTGACTCGACAAACAATTCAGGATTTTATGATTGGGTTCGCGCCAGACGATGGTTCGTCATTGGTGACAGCATTAACTAAACGGGGTTTTTCAAAGCAAGAATTGGCGGACGCTGGCCTGACTAATAGGTTTGGCGGCGATTTGTATCGCGGTCGGATGGTGGTGGCACTGATGGATGCTACTGGCAGAGTGGTTGGTTTTACGGGTCGGATCATTCAAGATGAGATAGATGCCCCTAAATATTTGAACACGCCACAAACTCTTTTGTTTGATAAGTCACGGCACATCTTTGGTTTGTCTCAAGCTAAAGAATCGATTCGAAAATCAGATGAAGTAGTGATCGTTGAGGGTAATTTGGATGTGGTGAGTAGCCATCAAGCGGGAGTGCGGCAGGTTGTAGCTACGGCTGGAACGGCCATCACTGAACAGCACCTCAAAACTTTGAGCAGACTGGCTGGTAGAATCAAATTAGCATTTGATGGCGACAAGGCAGGGTTAAATGCCACAGAACGGGCCATTAAACTATCACAAACCATTGGCGTGGAGTTGGAAGTTGTTAGTTTACCAGAGGGTAGTAAGGATCCGGACGAATTGATTAAAACTCAGGGTGTAGAGCAGTGGAAATCAGTCATCACCAAAGCTATGCCCGCTGTGGCGTGGGTGATACAACAATATTCGCAGCGAGAAAATCTCACGACTGCTGAGGGGAAGCGACGATTTTCAACGGCGTCACTTGGTTTGATTCGTAGTTTACATGATCCAGTGGAACAAGAGCATTATTTGCAGGTGGTAGCCAAAAAAACAGGGGCCAGCATAGACGCTCTGAAAGCAAAGATGTCTGGCATCACAACAAACAAAACGGTTCTCCGCCACTCAAAAACCAAAAAAACCGCGCCGCAAAAACCATCAGATGAGACGCTCGATATGTTACTGGGGCTTGCAGCTCAAGAACCAAGCGTGAGGCGTTGGTTGGCGTCAGTTCCAGAAGAAGTCACGGATAATGCAAACACCCGAGAATTGTTGAAATATCTCACCCAGAACCCGAACGCAACACTGGATCCGATACCCGAAAACTTGAAAAATATTGAGGAGTATGTAAAGATAGTACAGTTGAAATTCGACACTCGTTATGCCGACTGGAAACAAGACGATTTACCAGGTGAGATGGCACGATTGGTCAAACATGTAATATCTAAACACCGTGAAAACAAAATACAACAATTAATGAGTAATTTGCGTGACGCTGAAACTGCAAATGATGAGTCGTTGGCTCAAGATCTGCGACATCAGCTGAACGCACTAATTAAGGAGAAAGCGTGACCGACGACCCAATAAAAAACAGGCCATTAGCAACTGATGAGACGGAGTTTGATGAACCAAACATCAATGATGTTGATGATGACGAGGAAGCTGAAGACCTTGATGCTCTGAATGCTGGGCAATATTTGGATGACATATCGGATGACTCAGTCAGATTGTATTTGCGTGAGATTGGTAAAATTCCGCTGCTCAGCGCTGAAGAAGAAATGGAATTGGCACAGCGTGTAACTCAGGGCGATAAAAAGGCTAAAGATAAGATGGCTGAGGCCAACATGCGTTTGGTGGTGTCAATTGCCAAGCGGTATTCAGGACGTGGTCTTGATTTTCTGGATTTGATCCAGGAGGGTAATACTGGTTTGCTGCGCGCGGTGGAGAAATTTGATCCAGACAAGGGCTTTAAATTTTCAACCTATGCGACGTGGTGGATTCGCCAGGCAATCACCCGAGCAATTGCTGACCAGGCACGAACCATTCGTATCCCGGTGCACATGGTGGAAACCATCAATAAATTGTTGCGCACCCAGCGACGGATGACGCAAGAGCTGAACCGTGAACCAACCATTGAAGAACTGTCTAAAGAGCTGGATATGGAGCCAGAAAAGATTGAATATGTGATGAAAATCAAGCAAGACATTTCAAGCTTAGATGCTGGCGTTGGTCGTGATGGTGATGAAGAAGATTCGGTGTTGGGTGACTTTATTGAAGATGAGGATACGGTATCGCCAGAGGAGTCAGCCACCAATCAGTTGCTCAAAGAGCAGGTTAATGATGTGTTGTCGAGCTTGAGCGATCGTGAGCAGAAAATTGTCCGTATGCGCTTTGGGTTGGACAATGGTAAAAGCCACACCTTGGAAGAAGTTGGTCAAGAATTTGCCGTGACCCGCGAACGAATTCGTCAGATTGAGGCGAAGGCTTTGGCGAAACTGAGGAAGCACAAAGACGCCAAAAAATTGTATGAATATTTGAGCTAAATGAGCAAGTGATAAGAAAAAAGCCAGGCGGATGTATACCTGGCTTTTTTGATGCGTTGTGTTTAGCACTGTTCAGGCGCCTTACAAAAATGTTCGTGGTGAGTGACGGCTTCCAGCTGCGCGTATAATTCGTCCAGTCCGCGGTCGTTTGTCACGAAATAGTCGGCAATGGCGATTGGCCCGCCTTTTTCTAGGTTTTCAATTTCCGACCAATCACGTTGGTCAACTTCGCGTGGCTGCATCGGCCGCTCGGGGCGTTTGGCCATGCGTTGATAGCGCAGGTGTTTTGGTGTGACGACGGCGATGACGGACATCTGGCCAGGGAATTCGTGCTTGAGGATTTTGTATTCGCTCCAAGTGTACAAACCGTCCAGGACGATGAGCTTTTGGCCAGCGTCAATCAAGTCGTGCGCGGATTTGACAATACGCTTGACCACGAAATCTTTGCCTTCACGCCGGCGAATTTCCTCACGGAATTTTTGCTGATTATCCCAAGTTGGTTCAATGCCGGCCTCTTCCATGGCTTTGTAGATGACGCCACCAAAGTAAATTTTTGGAATACCCTTTTTGGTGAAATATTCGACCGCCGAACTTTTACCGCTACCAGCCAGACCGACCAGGGCGATGATTTTTGCGTGTGGTTGTATCATGTTGTTAGTATAGCAAATTTGATATACTGAGTATATGAAACGTTTGGCAGTTATCGACGGAAAATCAGTATTTTACCGAGGGTATTATGCCATGCCGGGGCTCAGTACGGCGGATGGTACGCCGACCGGCGGGGTGTATGGATTTGTAAGTTTGGCGATTGAGCTGATCAAGAAATTGGAGCCAGATTATGTGGCAGTGGCGTGGGACAAGCGCGGTACTAATATCCGTAAGCGGCGGGAACTATATCCAGAATACAAGGCGGGTCGTAAGCCAGCGCCTGATGATTTTTATCAGCAAATTCCGATTTTACACGAACTGCTGGATGCGTTCGGCTGGCCGCTGTATGAGCTGGATGATTATGAGGCGGACGATATTATGGGCGCGTTTGCCAGGCAAGCGGAAGCGCGCGGCGTACAAACGTGTTTGCTAACGTCGGATTTGGATGCGCTACAATTGGTGTCGCCGCTGACCAAAGTCTATGCCATGAAAAATGGCCTGAGGAATATCGAGGAATTTACGGCGGAATATTTTGAACAAAAATATGGTATTCGGACGGACCAGTTTTTGGATTTGAAGGCGTTGAAAGGTGATGCGAGCGACAATTTGCCAGGTGTGCCGGGCGTTGGTGAAAAGACTGCGGTGAAATTATTGCAATCATATGACACGCTGGACGGGGTGTACGCGCACTTGGACGAGCAAAAAGGCGCTTTACGGACAAAACTGGAGAGTGGTCGGGAATCGGCATATTTGACTAAGCAGGTGGCGGAGATTTGGACTGACGCGCCAGTGGAGCTGGACTGGGAAGTAGCCGATGTTAACGACTGCGACTTTGCGCAGGTGGCGGAGATTTTGCGAAAATTGGAGTTTCATTCGCTGATTGGGCGATTGCCGCGGACAATGCAGGCGGTGGACGAGGTGGCGGAGACAGTGGAGTTGAAGCTGCCGCGCGTCGAAAACTTGCCAGCTGAGCCGCTGTTTGAGACGGAAAACATTATTTATATTGATTCATCGGATCCGGACATAGTGTATATCAATTCCAAGCCTGGCGTGGCGTGGCGGGCGAAGATTAGTGAGATTGGTCAACATATTTGGCAACTGTTGGCGCAGGGCGTAGTGATCGCGGCGGACGTCAAGGAGTTGTATCACGCGCTGGATGATCACGGTGTGACGGTGCGGTTTCATGAAGTGTGGGATGTTGGACAGGCGGCATTTTTGATTGATCCACTGAGGCGTGACCGTAGTTTGATGGCGCTGGCGGGTGATTTTTCTGAGGACAACTCCCCAGCGCGGCAGCTGGCACGGCTCCATCAAATTTATCGCCAGCAGCAGGATTATATGGCGACGCATCAGCAGATTGCCAGGGTACTACGCGAGTTTGATTTTCCGGTGATTTGGCCACTGTTTCAGATGGAAAGGCGCGGCATGAAGCTGGACACAGCACTTCTTGAACACATGGGTCAGGAGCTGGCAGCAGAAGTCAGTCAGCTTGAACAACAAATGTATACGATGGCTGGGCGCGAGTTCAATGCCGCTAGTCCGGCACAGCTGTCTGAGGTGTTATTTACCAAGTTGCAGCTGCCGACGACTGGTATCAAAAAAGGTAAAACCGGCTATTCAACGGGGCTGAAGGAGCTGGATAAACTGCGCGGACAGCACCCAATTATTGAGCTGATTGAGCGGTATCGGGAGCTGACTAAATTGATCAGTACCTACATTGAAGCGCTGCCGAAGTTGGTGGCCGAGGACGGGCGGATTCACACGACGTTTAACCAAGACGTCACTAGCACCGGGCGGCTGAGCAGCACCAATCCGAACCTACAGAATATTCCGGTGCGCACAGAACTGGGCCGGAAAATTCGCCAGGCGTTTGTGCCGAGTGAGGGCAAGGTGTTTGTTGGTGCCGATTATTCACAATTTGAGCTG contains the following coding sequences:
- the orn gene encoding oligoribonuclease encodes the protein MKATFKPKKILWIDLEMTGLDPVRDEILEVAAIATDWDFTEIATYEGVVRHEPEKLGKLLDRNASFWDQHPAARRGLEEQNASGKPLAEVERELLAFCDEHFTDEPRILLGGNSIHQDRRFIDQWWPMLSKRLHYRMLDVSAWKVVFEGKYGKKFAKPEDHRALEDIRGSIMELKYYLKKVKP
- a CDS encoding MmcQ/YjbR family DNA-binding protein, with protein sequence MTHKQFEEFILSLPGVWLDYPFGEDIAVYKFGRGNDSAGKMVALVAEGSKPLRVSLKCDPLLAQNLREKYETVLPGYHLNKKHWNTIICSGQLSDEEVFDLARLSWQLVSGITPESSRDAS
- the dnaG gene encoding DNA primase, whose product is MQDAKEEVRARLNIEDVIGEYVQLKRAGRNLKGLSPFTDERTPSFMVSPEKQIWHDFSSGKGGDVFSFVMLVEGMDFRQSLEHLARKAGVDLSLFSRGDGRTAKRRARAAEALELAAKFFQQSLLRTPRALEYVVKKRGLTRQTIQDFMIGFAPDDGSSLVTALTKRGFSKQELADAGLTNRFGGDLYRGRMVVALMDATGRVVGFTGRIIQDEIDAPKYLNTPQTLLFDKSRHIFGLSQAKESIRKSDEVVIVEGNLDVVSSHQAGVRQVVATAGTAITEQHLKTLSRLAGRIKLAFDGDKAGLNATERAIKLSQTIGVELEVVSLPEGSKDPDELIKTQGVEQWKSVITKAMPAVAWVIQQYSQRENLTTAEGKRRFSTASLGLIRSLHDPVEQEHYLQVVAKKTGASIDALKAKMSGITTNKTVLRHSKTKKTAPQKPSDETLDMLLGLAAQEPSVRRWLASVPEEVTDNANTRELLKYLTQNPNATLDPIPENLKNIEEYVKIVQLKFDTRYADWKQDDLPGEMARLVKHVISKHRENKIQQLMSNLRDAETANDESLAQDLRHQLNALIKEKA
- the rpoD gene encoding RNA polymerase sigma factor RpoD, which codes for MTDDPIKNRPLATDETEFDEPNINDVDDDEEAEDLDALNAGQYLDDISDDSVRLYLREIGKIPLLSAEEEMELAQRVTQGDKKAKDKMAEANMRLVVSIAKRYSGRGLDFLDLIQEGNTGLLRAVEKFDPDKGFKFSTYATWWIRQAITRAIADQARTIRIPVHMVETINKLLRTQRRMTQELNREPTIEELSKELDMEPEKIEYVMKIKQDISSLDAGVGRDGDEEDSVLGDFIEDEDTVSPEESATNQLLKEQVNDVLSSLSDREQKIVRMRFGLDNGKSHTLEEVGQEFAVTRERIRQIEAKALAKLRKHKDAKKLYEYLS
- a CDS encoding AAA family ATPase, translated to MIQPHAKIIALVGLAGSGKSSAVEYFTKKGIPKIYFGGVIYKAMEEAGIEPTWDNQQKFREEIRRREGKDFVVKRIVKSAHDLIDAGQKLIVLDGLYTWSEYKILKHEFPGQMSVIAVVTPKHLRYQRMAKRPERPMQPREVDQRDWSEIENLEKGGPIAIADYFVTNDRGLDELYAQLEAVTHHEHFCKAPEQC
- the polA gene encoding DNA polymerase I; its protein translation is MKRLAVIDGKSVFYRGYYAMPGLSTADGTPTGGVYGFVSLAIELIKKLEPDYVAVAWDKRGTNIRKRRELYPEYKAGRKPAPDDFYQQIPILHELLDAFGWPLYELDDYEADDIMGAFARQAEARGVQTCLLTSDLDALQLVSPLTKVYAMKNGLRNIEEFTAEYFEQKYGIRTDQFLDLKALKGDASDNLPGVPGVGEKTAVKLLQSYDTLDGVYAHLDEQKGALRTKLESGRESAYLTKQVAEIWTDAPVELDWEVADVNDCDFAQVAEILRKLEFHSLIGRLPRTMQAVDEVAETVELKLPRVENLPAEPLFETENIIYIDSSDPDIVYINSKPGVAWRAKISEIGQHIWQLLAQGVVIAADVKELYHALDDHGVTVRFHEVWDVGQAAFLIDPLRRDRSLMALAGDFSEDNSPARQLARLHQIYRQQQDYMATHQQIARVLREFDFPVIWPLFQMERRGMKLDTALLEHMGQELAAEVSQLEQQMYTMAGREFNAASPAQLSEVLFTKLQLPTTGIKKGKTGYSTGLKELDKLRGQHPIIELIERYRELTKLISTYIEALPKLVAEDGRIHTTFNQDVTSTGRLSSTNPNLQNIPVRTELGRKIRQAFVPSEGKVFVGADYSQFELRLAAVLAGDEQLINDFNSDVDIHTKTAAETYGVPMAEVTKLQRRAAKVINFGVLYGMSPHGLAAATGMTFTEAKQFIEHYFAVRQPIRHYLDTILVQAREQGFVETYFGRRRPTPDVKSSNFMVRSAAERAAMNMPIQGTEADLMKLAMIRLEDKLAGLAEPVLQVHDSILVECAPEDAERVGGIMRAEMEGVCPELSIRLKVDVQIGKNWEET